A stretch of Paenibacillus mucilaginosus 3016 DNA encodes these proteins:
- the nagE gene encoding N-acetylglucosamine-specific PTS transporter subunit IIBC, translated as MLASLQKIGKALMLPVAVLPAAAILLRFGNIDYIKDFHMGEGAGGFLNQYIAPFLNAGGSAIFDNLPLIFAVGIAIGLVGDAVAALAAVIAYLVLTSVLSKIPGVFTEMIGKDVKLNMGVLGGILAGVLASYFYKKYHNIKLPDWLGFFSGKRFVPIITSLAMVIVGIVFGIIWGPVQNVLDEFGRWIVGLGGFGALIFGIGNRLLLPFGLHHVLNSIAWFQIGDFTDAAGQVVHGDLTRFFKGDKSAGMFMTGFFPIMMFALPAAALAIVHAARPEKRKAVASIMFGTAFASFLTGITEPLEFAFMFVAPVLYGFHAVMMGVSGYILYVMDVKHGFGFSAGLLDYLINYQLATNPLLIIPVGLVFAVLYYVVFRVLISALKLKTPGREDEEPTDAAASAESGKPAAAAPAAGGKAMALREKAGSVLTSIGGADNVVGLDACITRLRLVVKDDKIVDDKALKALGAAGVMRLGQGAVQVIFGPQSESLKDEINKLM; from the coding sequence ATGCTGGCATCCTTACAGAAAATCGGCAAGGCCCTCATGCTTCCCGTGGCCGTGCTCCCTGCTGCGGCGATTCTGCTGCGCTTCGGCAACATCGACTACATCAAAGACTTTCACATGGGCGAAGGGGCCGGGGGCTTCCTTAACCAGTACATCGCGCCGTTCCTGAACGCCGGCGGCTCGGCGATCTTCGATAACCTGCCGCTGATCTTCGCGGTGGGCATCGCGATCGGTCTGGTCGGCGACGCGGTTGCCGCTCTTGCCGCCGTAATCGCTTACTTGGTGCTGACCAGCGTGCTCTCCAAGATACCAGGCGTGTTCACCGAGATGATCGGCAAGGACGTCAAGCTCAACATGGGCGTGCTCGGCGGGATCCTCGCCGGGGTCCTGGCCTCTTACTTCTACAAAAAGTACCACAACATCAAGCTGCCGGATTGGCTCGGCTTCTTCAGCGGCAAGCGGTTCGTGCCGATCATCACGTCGCTGGCGATGGTCATCGTCGGGATCGTCTTCGGCATCATCTGGGGGCCGGTCCAGAACGTGCTCGACGAGTTCGGCCGCTGGATCGTCGGCCTCGGCGGCTTCGGCGCCCTGATCTTCGGCATCGGCAACCGGCTGCTGCTGCCGTTCGGCCTGCACCACGTCCTGAACTCCATCGCCTGGTTCCAGATCGGCGACTTCACGGATGCGGCCGGCCAGGTGGTCCATGGCGATCTGACCCGCTTCTTCAAGGGAGATAAGTCCGCGGGGATGTTCATGACCGGCTTCTTCCCGATCATGATGTTCGCCCTGCCTGCCGCCGCGCTGGCTATCGTGCATGCGGCAAGACCGGAGAAGCGCAAGGCGGTCGCTTCCATCATGTTCGGCACGGCTTTCGCTTCGTTCCTGACCGGGATCACGGAGCCGCTCGAATTCGCTTTCATGTTCGTCGCCCCGGTGCTGTACGGCTTCCACGCCGTGATGATGGGGGTCTCGGGCTACATCCTGTACGTCATGGACGTGAAGCACGGCTTCGGCTTCTCGGCCGGCCTGCTGGACTATCTCATCAATTACCAGCTCGCCACCAACCCGCTGCTGATCATCCCGGTCGGCCTGGTCTTCGCGGTGCTGTACTATGTCGTCTTCCGCGTGCTCATCTCCGCGCTGAAGCTGAAGACGCCGGGCCGTGAGGACGAAGAGCCGACGGATGCCGCGGCTTCGGCGGAGAGCGGTAAGCCGGCTGCGGCTGCACCTGCCGCCGGGGGCAAGGCAATGGCGCTGCGCGAGAAGGCGGGCAGCGTGCTGACGTCGATCGGCGGAGCCGACAATGTCGTGGGGCTCGATGCGTGCATCACCCGTCTGCGTCTGGTCGTCAAGGACGACAAGATCGTGGACGACAAAGCGCTCAAAGCGCTCGGGGCGGCCGGCGTCATGCGGCTCGGCCAGGGGGCCGTGCAGGTCATCTTCGGGCCGCAGTCCGAATCGCTCAAGGATGAAATCAACAAGCTGATGTAA
- a CDS encoding extracellular solute-binding protein, with translation MKKTVSTLVASAMLVSGLTACGSSDTGGAADKGGAAAGKDEAKPFTVSLRHVQVRDDAKLRLKLLEDVAKRMEENVPGLKVELEGVEDKVNRFEKLPAEMAAGTPPTIFDLFGGTDTQKFVKAGRLLDLTPILAELGLKDKFLNLDEFTVDGKIYGLPTAGFVEGVFYNKKIFKDLGAEVPKTWEEFVAVAEKSKAKNITPLAFASSDAWVINMLMNTLWVRTAGAESVNGFVAGTKKWTDGDVLDGFKKFETLVKSGYFQEGNLGLKYAEQQNKFRAGEAAMLFDGSWANSAVVDPEKSKIANDVGFFNFPATGGKGDGLINGSFSNGYGFSATLNDNEMKAVKEFIKIMYSEEMQKRQLKESGFLPALKISDLSGVNPIVGEILKVANAKQFPAFDSVIQAKVREALEVSMQEMIGGKATAEQVVEKVQKAQDAANKESK, from the coding sequence ATGAAAAAAACAGTATCCACGCTTGTGGCTTCCGCCATGCTCGTCTCGGGCCTGACAGCCTGCGGATCCTCGGACACCGGCGGGGCGGCCGACAAGGGAGGCGCAGCTGCAGGCAAGGACGAAGCGAAGCCCTTCACGGTCTCGCTCCGCCACGTGCAGGTCCGCGACGATGCGAAGCTGCGTCTGAAGCTGCTCGAAGATGTGGCGAAGCGGATGGAAGAGAACGTGCCGGGCCTGAAGGTGGAGCTCGAAGGCGTGGAGGATAAGGTCAACCGCTTCGAGAAGCTGCCGGCCGAGATGGCGGCGGGCACGCCTCCGACCATCTTCGACCTCTTCGGCGGCACGGATACGCAGAAGTTCGTGAAGGCGGGACGCCTGCTGGACCTGACCCCGATCCTCGCGGAGCTCGGTCTCAAGGATAAGTTCCTGAACCTCGACGAGTTCACGGTGGACGGCAAGATCTACGGCCTGCCGACCGCGGGCTTCGTGGAAGGGGTCTTCTACAACAAGAAGATCTTCAAAGACCTCGGCGCCGAAGTGCCGAAGACCTGGGAAGAGTTCGTGGCGGTCGCCGAGAAGTCCAAAGCGAAGAACATCACGCCGCTCGCTTTCGCTTCCTCCGATGCGTGGGTGATCAACATGCTGATGAACACCCTCTGGGTGCGCACCGCCGGCGCCGAATCCGTGAACGGCTTCGTGGCCGGGACGAAGAAATGGACGGACGGGGATGTGCTCGACGGCTTCAAGAAGTTCGAGACGCTCGTGAAGAGCGGCTACTTCCAGGAGGGCAACCTCGGGCTGAAATATGCGGAGCAGCAGAACAAGTTCCGCGCGGGTGAAGCGGCGATGCTCTTCGACGGCTCCTGGGCGAACTCCGCGGTGGTCGATCCCGAGAAATCGAAAATCGCAAACGACGTTGGTTTCTTCAACTTCCCGGCAACGGGCGGCAAGGGCGACGGCCTCATCAACGGCTCCTTCTCCAACGGCTACGGCTTCTCGGCCACGCTGAACGACAATGAGATGAAAGCGGTCAAGGAATTCATCAAGATCATGTACAGCGAAGAAATGCAGAAGCGCCAGCTCAAGGAATCCGGATTCCTCCCGGCTCTGAAGATCTCCGATCTCTCCGGCGTGAACCCGATCGTCGGCGAGATCCTGAAGGTGGCGAATGCGAAGCAGTTCCCGGCCTTCGACTCCGTCATCCAGGCGAAGGTGCGCGAGGCGCTGGAAGTGAGCATGCAGGAGATGATCGGCGGCAAGGCGACAGCCGAGCAGGTCGTCGAGAAAGTGCAGAAGGCCCAGGATGCGGCCAACAAGGAAAGCAAGTAA
- a CDS encoding PTS sugar transporter subunit IIA encodes MLSKLFGGKNKANVLEIAAPLTGTAVPLNAVPDQAFAEGHMGGGLAVEPEEGRLVAPFDGTVAHLIKSKHAVILEHASGVQVLMHIGINTVALKGEGFHALVATGDTVKAGQTLIEFDMEAIRTAGYPLITPVVLANQAEAAAELDAVKTGRVQAGEPGMLRVSVKPQ; translated from the coding sequence ATGTTATCCAAACTGTTCGGGGGCAAAAACAAAGCAAACGTGCTCGAAATCGCGGCGCCGCTGACCGGGACGGCTGTTCCCTTGAACGCGGTGCCGGACCAGGCGTTCGCCGAAGGGCACATGGGCGGCGGACTGGCGGTCGAGCCGGAGGAAGGCCGGCTGGTCGCGCCGTTTGACGGGACCGTAGCCCATCTCATCAAATCAAAGCATGCCGTCATTCTGGAGCATGCAAGCGGTGTCCAGGTCCTCATGCATATCGGCATCAATACGGTCGCGCTTAAGGGAGAAGGCTTCCATGCGCTTGTCGCCACCGGCGATACGGTGAAGGCGGGGCAGACGCTGATCGAATTCGACATGGAGGCGATCCGGACCGCGGGCTATCCGCTGATCACCCCCGTCGTCCTGGCGAATCAGGCGGAAGCCGCGGCGGAGCTCGATGCCGTGAAGACGGGCCGCGTGCAGGCCGGCGAACCCGGCATGCTCCGTGTGAGCGTGAAGCCGCAGTAA
- a CDS encoding carbohydrate ABC transporter permease, producing MKKTMQNPLTYMLFILPTLALYILFFLIPLAQSVQYGFTRWDGVNTPEFIGLGNFIQAFADEKVWQAFRNNSYFILFSVFVQIPLIVFLGILISGITRLKGFYKTFVFVPSILSTAVVGILWSFIYHPEIGLLNQLLRSSGFKELTHTWLAEDSTAMLSVLVTNGWQWVGFYVVLVLAAILGISKEVFEAAELDGARGFRKAWHITLPLIRPVIMVIVLLSITGAMKALDIVMVMTNGGPAGLTEVLATYMIKQGTRLNDYGYANAIALLIFLFTLILTLLFNVISKKIGEADA from the coding sequence ATGAAAAAAACGATGCAAAATCCGCTGACATACATGCTGTTTATTCTGCCGACGCTCGCCCTGTACATCCTGTTCTTTCTGATCCCGCTGGCCCAGTCGGTCCAGTACGGCTTCACCCGCTGGGACGGCGTCAATACGCCGGAATTCATCGGCCTCGGCAACTTCATCCAGGCCTTCGCCGACGAGAAGGTGTGGCAGGCGTTCAGGAACAACTCGTACTTCATTCTGTTCTCCGTCTTCGTCCAGATTCCGCTCATTGTGTTCCTCGGCATTCTGATCTCCGGCATTACCCGGCTTAAGGGCTTCTACAAGACCTTCGTCTTCGTGCCGAGCATTCTCTCCACCGCGGTCGTCGGGATTCTGTGGTCCTTCATCTACCACCCCGAGATCGGCCTTCTGAATCAGCTGCTCCGTTCATCGGGCTTCAAGGAGCTGACGCATACGTGGCTGGCGGAGGACAGCACGGCGATGCTTTCGGTGCTCGTCACCAACGGCTGGCAGTGGGTCGGCTTCTACGTGGTGCTGGTGCTGGCCGCGATCCTCGGCATCTCGAAGGAAGTGTTCGAGGCCGCGGAGCTCGACGGCGCCCGGGGCTTCCGCAAGGCCTGGCATATCACGCTTCCGCTCATCCGACCGGTCATTATGGTCATCGTCCTGCTCTCAATAACCGGGGCGATGAAAGCGCTGGATATCGTCATGGTCATGACGAACGGCGGTCCGGCGGGGCTGACCGAGGTGCTTGCCACTTATATGATCAAGCAGGGAACCCGGCTTAACGATTACGGGTATGCCAACGCCATTGCGCTGCTCATCTTCCTGTTCACGCTGATCCTGACGCTGCTCTTCAATGTGATATCCAAAAAAATCGGGGAGGCTGACGCATAA
- a CDS encoding hybrid sensor histidine kinase/response regulator transcription factor, translating to MRSEGDELLDFIKRWYWYDWMMFVIRTILFVSLLFTLEHVSDKLTVPFWLGALWGIMAFFIPWVCLQRHYTYYLVSEMVISGGLCLYTVSLFPEAYVAFLGPAFMIASNSAQKSYRWSGPMTIFVFPALFAELSEPSNLMTMIFQFGLIYAVGFAFQLLVVTHRQSEMIRDQYAVLEHYSSQVERMTLAEERNRLSKDLHDTMGHSFTSIMMGLETLRSEVRTSEGERKLDSLLKLTRGSLDEVRQYLHQVGAAQDSLTLVESLRALTAEFQALTKVTVRIRTSGEEVQVSKQVKMTLYRCLQESLTNAVRHGQAGEIAVSLQFEEKQIRLVVQDNGVGTEELRAGFGLTAMKERASDLQGQVSIHSKPDEGTVVTCTLPWQGEQQEEAIRLLLVDDQPCIRESLQVMLEREKDLQVVGLAEDGEQAMEQCERLRPHVVLMDFNMPRMDGVEAAKLMKQKYPDVRVLILTTFQETEKAVEALRSGIDGYLLKSSEPQELSETIRLVHRGVMMISQDVTNQLIQNYGGAVSREQPAEPDKRFSPSGLTPREMDIMLCLSKGLRYKAIAAKLYLSEGTVRNYASTIYTKLGVRNREEALQRVFGNQV from the coding sequence ATGCGCAGTGAGGGTGATGAATTGCTGGACTTTATCAAGCGTTGGTATTGGTATGACTGGATGATGTTCGTCATTCGGACCATCCTTTTCGTTTCTCTTCTCTTTACTTTGGAACATGTTTCTGATAAGTTGACTGTCCCTTTCTGGTTAGGGGCTCTGTGGGGGATCATGGCTTTTTTCATCCCTTGGGTTTGTTTGCAAAGGCACTATACGTATTACCTCGTCTCGGAAATGGTCATATCTGGGGGATTATGCCTATACACGGTCTCTTTGTTCCCCGAAGCCTACGTGGCTTTTTTAGGTCCGGCTTTTATGATTGCCAGCAATAGCGCCCAAAAGTCATACCGTTGGTCTGGCCCGATGACCATCTTTGTTTTCCCTGCCTTATTTGCGGAACTGTCTGAACCAAGCAACCTGATGACCATGATCTTCCAATTCGGCCTCATTTACGCGGTAGGGTTTGCCTTTCAATTGCTGGTTGTGACCCATCGGCAAAGCGAGATGATTCGTGATCAATATGCCGTTCTGGAACACTATTCATCGCAAGTGGAGCGCATGACATTGGCGGAAGAGCGAAACCGGCTCTCGAAAGATCTGCATGATACCATGGGACATTCCTTTACCTCCATTATGATGGGGCTTGAAACGTTACGCTCGGAAGTGAGAACCTCGGAAGGGGAGCGGAAGCTCGATTCCTTGTTAAAACTAACCCGAGGCAGTCTGGATGAGGTCCGTCAATATTTGCATCAGGTTGGCGCTGCACAAGATTCGCTTACCCTTGTAGAGTCATTGCGGGCATTGACGGCCGAATTTCAGGCGTTGACTAAAGTGACGGTTCGCATAAGGACATCGGGCGAGGAGGTCCAGGTATCCAAACAGGTCAAGATGACCCTGTACCGTTGTCTGCAGGAATCACTGACAAATGCCGTACGTCACGGACAGGCGGGTGAAATTGCGGTTAGCCTGCAGTTTGAGGAGAAGCAAATTCGACTGGTAGTACAGGACAACGGGGTTGGTACCGAAGAACTTCGAGCAGGTTTTGGTTTAACGGCGATGAAGGAACGGGCTTCCGATTTGCAGGGACAGGTGTCCATCCACTCGAAGCCCGACGAAGGAACGGTCGTGACCTGCACATTGCCCTGGCAGGGGGAGCAGCAGGAGGAGGCAATCCGGCTGCTGTTGGTTGACGATCAGCCATGCATCCGGGAAAGCCTTCAAGTGATGTTGGAGAGAGAAAAAGATCTTCAAGTCGTGGGACTTGCGGAGGACGGGGAGCAGGCGATGGAACAATGCGAGCGGCTTCGCCCTCATGTCGTTCTCATGGATTTCAATATGCCCCGTATGGACGGTGTGGAAGCGGCCAAACTAATGAAGCAAAAGTATCCGGATGTCCGGGTGCTGATCTTGACCACGTTTCAAGAAACCGAAAAAGCTGTTGAAGCTTTGCGGAGCGGAATCGACGGGTATTTATTAAAGTCTTCGGAGCCTCAGGAGCTGTCCGAAACGATACGTCTCGTGCATCGCGGGGTGATGATGATCTCCCAAGATGTCACCAACCAATTGATTCAAAACTATGGGGGAGCAGTCTCTAGGGAGCAACCGGCAGAGCCGGACAAACGGTTTTCTCCTTCGGGGTTGACCCCGCGGGAGATGGACATTATGCTATGTTTATCCAAGGGACTTCGTTATAAAGCGATCGCGGCCAAATTGTATTTGTCCGAAGGAACAGTCCGAAATTATGCTTCCACGATTTATACCAAGCTGGGCGTCCGCAATCGTGAAGAGGCTTTACAAAGAGTTTTCGGAAATCAAGTTTAG
- a CDS encoding 3'-5' exonuclease, giving the protein MQYIIYDLEFTVQRKQHQIAEIIEIGAVRVKETDGTAAIVDTFQTFVKPTKQPTLTPSTVSFTGIKQEDVVGAPQFREAVKAFTEWIGEEDYYLCSWGPDDKMQLLRQTRELQMELDWIRNHNNLQSQYSRMINPEVYKQVGLKRALEIEEIVLQGQQHRALDDAYNTAQVFVKRYSAFTLEKNLASEELLYSTELVYSEGEASHNPFGALAKLLDTGTSS; this is encoded by the coding sequence ATGCAGTACATCATCTACGACTTGGAATTCACGGTGCAGCGCAAACAGCATCAGATCGCCGAGATCATCGAGATCGGAGCTGTCCGGGTGAAGGAAACGGACGGCACGGCCGCGATCGTCGACACCTTCCAGACCTTCGTGAAGCCTACGAAGCAGCCCACGCTCACTCCTTCCACCGTCTCCTTCACCGGCATCAAGCAGGAGGACGTGGTGGGAGCGCCGCAGTTCCGCGAGGCCGTCAAGGCTTTCACCGAATGGATCGGCGAAGAGGACTACTACCTCTGCTCCTGGGGACCCGACGACAAGATGCAGCTGCTCCGCCAGACCCGCGAGCTGCAGATGGAGCTCGACTGGATCCGCAACCATAACAACCTACAGAGCCAGTATTCCCGGATGATCAATCCCGAGGTCTACAAGCAGGTCGGGCTGAAGCGTGCGCTGGAGATTGAGGAGATCGTCCTGCAGGGCCAGCAGCACCGCGCATTGGACGACGCCTACAACACGGCGCAGGTGTTCGTGAAGCGCTACTCCGCCTTCACCCTGGAGAAGAACCTGGCCTCCGAGGAGCTGCTTTATTCCACGGAGCTGGTCTACTCCGAAGGCGAAGCCTCGCACAATCCGTTCGGCGCCTTGGCGAAGCTGCTCGATACCGGCACCTCGTCCTGA
- a CDS encoding PadR family transcriptional regulator: MFSQLMKGVLEGCVLAIIAEEETYGYEIMEKLTARGFRFAKEGSIYPLLLRLEREKLIESSLRPSSSGPNRKYYRLSGEGANQLAQFRGGWEELSQAVDAILQPKG, translated from the coding sequence TTGTTCAGCCAGCTGATGAAAGGCGTCCTGGAGGGCTGCGTGCTCGCCATTATCGCAGAAGAGGAGACTTACGGCTACGAGATCATGGAAAAGCTCACAGCCCGCGGCTTCCGCTTTGCGAAGGAAGGCAGCATCTATCCCCTTCTGCTGCGGCTCGAGAGAGAGAAGCTCATCGAAAGCTCCCTTCGCCCTTCGTCCTCAGGGCCGAACCGCAAATATTACCGGCTCAGCGGGGAGGGAGCGAATCAACTCGCGCAGTTCCGCGGCGGATGGGAAGAGCTGAGCCAGGCCGTGGACGCCATACTCCAACCGAAAGGATGA
- a CDS encoding serine hydrolase translates to MIKKKPKLNMAALVLCAALMTACTPSDSIPVSEQATEKPALDGPQDAKEAEAFADPLFAEVMKKYNVNGSNFVVVKDGKVLVNKGYGYADLEKKIPVDQHTVFQIGSVSKTFTALAAMQLADKGEIDLYEDIQTYLGGMKIPNKTEKKLTMFDMLTYTSGVDLPDSTSFIAHEFVDKDIPMKQFLLDHMPTVVRPPGEAYTYDNFAFLLAGYAVENVSGMPFHQYMDKNVFKPLGMNSTSVRITPKLLDRMAAHYNLAGDLIPVEGTAPTDGPQGSIISTGDDMAKYLIMHLQKGKYEDRQLVSEKAAEQMHKYQVFADKSIPITTVGGFEGYRKELANGQHVVLKGGNMTGHQSLIVLVPEKNTAFYMSYNNDTMMSLEVYEAFMDHYFPQTKQPEKPVYIPLDEKDAEKYVGLYQNTRFHFLKSKFSYADGTLRMETGTPGKHTFKMITPLLFEDESGNKLAFKKDHRGSIEYFYYDNFEGFHLGSDSRKIHRKQPFPDVAEDNKNKSFIDDLHALDIMGAKSGGNFEPQAFMTQGEFADVLFRAHGMYGFPYAIEGTKKQMVAGLPPFDSNAVITRQTAAVMIQNLKALKPASEVRLSGQTDAWAVEAVTALVSQGVIDPDTIVQADGTVDFRSNQPLLRQEAAALLDKAFGHYALPLSIK, encoded by the coding sequence ATGATCAAGAAGAAACCCAAGTTGAATATGGCGGCGCTAGTATTGTGTGCGGCCCTGATGACGGCATGCACCCCATCCGATAGCATACCTGTATCGGAGCAGGCGACGGAAAAACCGGCACTGGATGGCCCGCAGGATGCCAAGGAAGCAGAGGCATTTGCCGATCCTTTATTTGCAGAAGTAATGAAAAAATACAATGTCAACGGTTCGAACTTTGTTGTTGTCAAGGATGGCAAGGTATTGGTAAACAAGGGGTATGGCTATGCCGACCTGGAAAAGAAAATTCCTGTGGATCAACATACCGTCTTCCAAATCGGTTCCGTCTCGAAGACCTTCACCGCTTTGGCCGCCATGCAGCTTGCCGATAAAGGCGAAATTGACCTTTATGAGGACATCCAAACGTATTTGGGAGGAATGAAGATTCCAAACAAGACCGAAAAAAAACTGACCATGTTTGATATGCTTACGTATACGAGCGGGGTTGATTTACCGGATAGTACAAGTTTTATTGCGCACGAGTTTGTAGATAAGGACATACCGATGAAGCAGTTCCTCCTGGATCATATGCCTACGGTGGTCCGGCCTCCCGGTGAAGCTTATACGTACGATAACTTTGCTTTTTTGTTAGCGGGATATGCCGTAGAAAATGTAAGCGGCATGCCGTTCCATCAGTACATGGACAAGAATGTGTTCAAGCCGCTAGGCATGAATTCGACCAGCGTACGTATAACCCCGAAGCTTCTCGATCGCATGGCCGCTCACTATAATCTGGCCGGCGACCTGATTCCGGTCGAAGGAACTGCCCCAACCGACGGGCCGCAGGGGAGTATCATATCGACTGGCGATGATATGGCCAAGTACTTGATTATGCATCTGCAAAAAGGTAAATACGAAGACCGTCAGTTGGTCAGCGAAAAGGCGGCCGAGCAGATGCACAAATATCAGGTTTTCGCCGATAAGAGCATTCCGATTACCACCGTAGGGGGATTTGAAGGCTACCGCAAAGAGCTGGCGAATGGCCAGCATGTCGTATTGAAAGGCGGGAATATGACGGGCCATCAATCTTTGATCGTTTTGGTACCCGAGAAGAACACCGCATTTTATATGTCGTACAATAATGATACGATGATGAGTTTGGAAGTATATGAAGCCTTTATGGATCACTATTTTCCGCAAACGAAACAGCCGGAGAAACCTGTTTATATCCCTTTGGATGAAAAGGATGCGGAGAAATACGTCGGGCTGTACCAGAATACGCGCTTCCATTTCTTGAAATCGAAATTTTCGTACGCCGACGGGACATTGCGGATGGAGACAGGGACGCCGGGCAAGCATACCTTCAAGATGATTACTCCGCTGCTGTTTGAAGACGAATCAGGCAATAAGCTGGCGTTTAAAAAAGACCATCGCGGATCCATTGAATATTTTTATTACGACAATTTTGAGGGATTTCACCTAGGATCGGATTCGCGAAAAATCCATAGGAAGCAGCCGTTTCCGGATGTAGCGGAGGATAACAAAAATAAAAGCTTCATTGACGATTTGCACGCCCTGGATATCATGGGGGCGAAATCGGGCGGCAACTTTGAGCCGCAGGCATTCATGACGCAAGGCGAGTTTGCTGACGTGCTGTTTCGTGCCCATGGAATGTATGGGTTTCCCTATGCCATTGAAGGTACGAAAAAGCAAATGGTAGCCGGTCTCCCTCCATTTGATTCGAATGCGGTCATTACGAGGCAAACGGCAGCGGTCATGATTCAAAACCTGAAAGCACTCAAGCCGGCGTCCGAAGTTCGGTTGAGCGGTCAAACGGACGCGTGGGCGGTTGAGGCCGTTACTGCGCTGGTTTCGCAGGGCGTTATCGATCCGGATACAATCGTACAGGCGGATGGCACAGTCGATTTCCGTTCCAACCAGCCTTTGCTTCGGCAGGAGGCAGCTGCACTGTTGGATAAAGCGTTTGGCCATTATGCTTTACCGCTCTCAATAAAATAA
- a CDS encoding PRD domain-containing protein: MTTNRPLRIERVISNNVLMVLEPQSGKEYVLMGKGLGFTTKGSAAIDSGDPRIEKRFRLDDRDQLSEYQKLLEGIDPEVIAISEKIIESVKLQFEQPVNNKVYFALPSHIQFAVYRLRGGMDIVNPFLQETQMCFPKEYEIARSAAEAISSRFGITVPEDEIGFLAFHVHSAVSDVSVGHLVKMSSLVGELVERVEESLGVRLSRDSMDYIRLVTHLRSALDRIAQGKAVPNPFMREFEKTYRREYLLASELGEIIHDGLGEKVPEDEIGYMVMHLYRLFLTYAPPQRES, from the coding sequence TTGACTACGAACCGTCCGCTGCGGATTGAGAGGGTCATCAGCAACAATGTACTGATGGTGCTTGAGCCCCAAAGCGGTAAAGAATATGTCCTGATGGGCAAGGGATTAGGCTTTACCACGAAGGGAAGCGCAGCGATCGACAGCGGGGACCCGCGCATCGAGAAGCGGTTCCGGCTCGACGACCGCGACCAGCTGAGCGAGTACCAGAAGCTGCTTGAGGGGATCGATCCGGAGGTCATCGCGATCTCGGAGAAGATCATCGAGAGCGTGAAGCTCCAGTTCGAGCAGCCGGTCAACAACAAAGTGTACTTTGCGCTGCCGAGCCATATTCAGTTCGCCGTCTACCGGCTGCGGGGCGGAATGGACATTGTCAATCCGTTCCTGCAGGAGACGCAGATGTGCTTTCCCAAAGAATACGAGATCGCGCGCAGCGCGGCGGAAGCCATCTCTTCGCGGTTCGGGATCACGGTGCCGGAGGATGAGATCGGGTTCCTGGCGTTCCACGTGCATTCGGCCGTGTCCGACGTATCGGTCGGCCATCTTGTGAAGATGTCTTCGCTGGTCGGCGAGCTGGTGGAGCGGGTGGAAGAAAGCCTAGGCGTCCGGCTGTCCAGGGACAGCATGGATTACATCCGGCTGGTGACCCACCTGCGGTCGGCTCTGGACCGGATCGCCCAGGGGAAAGCGGTGCCGAATCCCTTCATGCGGGAATTCGAGAAGACGTACCGCCGTGAGTATCTCCTGGCATCCGAGCTGGGGGAGATCATTCATGACGGGCTCGGCGAGAAGGTGCCGGAGGATGAGATCGGCTACATGGTGATGCACCTGTACCGGCTGTTCCTGACGTACGCTCCGCCGCAGCGCGAAAGCTGA